One genomic segment of Caloranaerobacter ferrireducens includes these proteins:
- the hepT gene encoding type VII toxin-antitoxin system HepT family RNase toxin, which yields MSKDVIFNKVAIIERCIKRIYEEYENNPQNLLNYTKQDSIILNIQRAAEACIDLAMHVVAEKSLGIPQNSRDGFELLHKNGIISKELNKKLKAMVGFRNIAVHDYQNIDLDIVKKIIELHLNDMKQFATVILNLND from the coding sequence ATGAGTAAAGATGTTATTTTTAATAAAGTGGCTATAATTGAAAGATGTATTAAGCGTATCTATGAGGAATATGAAAATAATCCGCAAAATCTTTTAAACTATACAAAACAAGATTCTATCATACTAAATATTCAAAGAGCTGCTGAAGCGTGTATAGATTTAGCTATGCATGTTGTGGCTGAAAAATCATTAGGAATACCTCAAAATAGCAGAGACGGTTTTGAATTGCTTCATAAAAACGGCATAATAAGCAAGGAATTAAATAAAAAACTTAAGGCTATGGTAGGTTTCAGAAATATCGCAGTGCATGATTATCAAAATATAGATTTAGATATCGTTAAGAAGATAATAGAATTGCATTTGAATGATATGAAACAATTTGCTACAGTTATATTAAATCTAAATGACTAA
- a CDS encoding NADH-dependent [FeFe] hydrogenase, group A6, with protein sequence MENVREKEDAVLSDKTVTINIDGIDYQVPDGITILEAARLVNIEIPSLCYLKDINEIGVCRVCVVEIEGSRTLQASCVYPVREGLKIRTNTERVRRARKTAVTLLLSNHHRECLTCIRNLNCELQNLADNLGIRNIPYTGEINDYGFFDSNPAIQRDYNKCINCRRCMAICNKIQECYVYSPINRGLDTIIAPAFQKDLSDVTCIMCGQCVLACPTASLTEKESIDEVWAAISDPTKHVIAQTAPSIQVTIGEIFGMPVGSFVAGKLVAALRRIGFDKVFATDVTADLTIMEESSELVERLLKHPDHLPLLSSCCPAWVKYAEHFYPEFLPNLSTTKSPHEMCGALTKTWYAKKYGIDPKNIVNVAIMPCTAKKYEAQRPEMQSDEYRNVDYVLTTRELGRMIRQVGIDFVNLPDEEYDEPFDQYSGAGMIFGSTGGVLEAAVRTAHKLVTGKEMPVPDYEEARGQSGLKYGKVTLGDKTITIAIAHGTGNAKKALEMYKRGEKKFDYMEVMACPGGCVGGGGQPILGSRDHKYISLSYRHNRADTLYNVEKGKKIRRSHENPRVKQIYKEFLGHPLSEVSKKYLHTSYVKRGKHPYLKA encoded by the coding sequence ATGGAAAACGTTAGAGAAAAAGAAGATGCTGTACTTTCTGATAAAACTGTAACCATAAACATTGACGGAATAGATTACCAAGTTCCTGACGGTATTACAATTTTAGAAGCTGCTCGACTTGTTAATATAGAAATTCCAAGCCTCTGTTATTTAAAAGATATAAACGAAATAGGAGTTTGCAGAGTTTGTGTAGTAGAAATTGAAGGTTCAAGAACTCTACAAGCATCCTGTGTTTATCCAGTAAGAGAAGGACTAAAAATCAGAACTAATACAGAAAGAGTTCGTAGAGCCAGAAAAACCGCTGTAACTTTGCTTTTATCTAATCATCATAGAGAATGTCTAACTTGTATTAGAAACTTAAACTGCGAACTTCAAAATTTAGCTGATAATTTAGGAATTAGAAATATACCATATACAGGCGAAATAAATGATTACGGTTTCTTCGATAGTAACCCTGCAATACAAAGAGATTACAATAAATGTATTAACTGTAGAAGATGTATGGCTATATGTAATAAAATACAAGAATGTTACGTATATTCTCCTATTAATCGTGGATTAGATACAATTATTGCTCCAGCATTTCAGAAAGATTTGTCTGATGTAACCTGTATAATGTGCGGTCAATGTGTACTTGCATGTCCTACTGCTTCCTTAACAGAAAAAGAATCAATAGATGAAGTATGGGCTGCAATATCAGATCCTACTAAACATGTTATAGCACAAACTGCACCTTCAATACAGGTTACAATAGGTGAAATATTTGGTATGCCAGTTGGCTCTTTCGTAGCTGGTAAACTAGTTGCAGCTTTAAGAAGAATAGGTTTTGATAAAGTTTTCGCAACAGATGTAACCGCTGATTTAACTATAATGGAAGAATCTAGTGAATTAGTTGAAAGGTTATTAAAACATCCTGATCATTTGCCACTATTATCATCTTGTTGTCCAGCATGGGTAAAATATGCTGAACACTTTTATCCTGAATTTTTACCAAACCTTTCAACTACCAAATCACCTCATGAAATGTGTGGTGCATTGACTAAAACTTGGTATGCTAAAAAATATGGTATAGATCCTAAAAATATTGTAAATGTAGCAATAATGCCTTGTACAGCAAAAAAATATGAAGCTCAACGTCCTGAGATGCAGTCAGATGAATATAGAAATGTTGATTATGTCTTAACAACAAGAGAATTAGGTAGAATGATTAGGCAAGTAGGAATTGACTTTGTAAACTTACCGGATGAAGAATATGATGAACCTTTTGACCAATATAGTGGAGCAGGAATGATTTTTGGCTCTACTGGTGGAGTTTTAGAAGCAGCTGTAAGAACTGCTCATAAATTAGTAACAGGAAAAGAAATGCCAGTTCCTGATTATGAAGAAGCCAGAGGACAAAGTGGTCTTAAATATGGAAAAGTTACACTTGGAGATAAAACTATAACTATTGCTATTGCACATGGTACTGGAAATGCCAAAAAAGCTTTAGAAATGTATAAAAGAGGAGAAAAGAAATTTGATTACATGGAAGTTATGGCATGCCCAGGAGGATGTGTTGGAGGTGGAGGTCAGCCTATATTAGGTAGTAGAGATCACAAATATATTTCATTAAGCTATCGCCACAATAGAGCTGATACATTATATAATGTTGAGAAGGGCAAAAAAATCAGACGTTCTCACGAAAATCCTAGAGTTAAACAGATATATAAAGAATTTTTAGGTCATCCGCTATCAGAAGTATCAAAAAAATATCTTCACACAAGTTATGTAAAAAGAGGAAAACATCCTTATTTAAAAGCGTGA
- a CDS encoding efflux RND transporter permease subunit, protein MRQLISAAIKMRKITFFIVVLIMIFGLYSYFIIPKQEFPDLNAPAAMIYTVYPGASSEDVEKLVTRRIEEKVVEIDGYSYCNSYSNDDISIVIVRLDYGTDINKAWNQLRQKMDDLQAELPDGCLDIQVNTNLVDTTGIILSITGENYTYDELVNYAEVLKKELRKVNGVSRFEIVGEQEKEVGIEVEAEKLNFYKISLDDIVNIVKLQNTELPSGKIEYENSKINVKISNIFSSLDDIKNLIIGVSDKNGSIVRLGDIADVYIKAKDSNVRIKHNGKNTILLTGYFKENENIVLVGKKVEKQITEIIKDFPEDISVNQVLFQPEEVSKSINNFILNLIEGMLFVIIVVFMGMGLRNAIVVSTAIPVSIISTFIAMHVLGIKIHQISITGLIIALGMLVDNAIVISDSIQNKIDNGDEKFKACIEGVKEVAIPILTSTLTTIGAFLPLLLLDSIAGEYISSLPEIVMLSLFSSYLVALVVTPTMAYTFFKKDRVKDRMIRYKEFFNSILYRGMKKKKVTILFTIFVLVMTVFIFKQINLQFFPKSDKNIIYIDIKTERNLSISNTEVFTAKVIDILEKQPEIVSHTEVIGGGLPKFYDSIPITVSSPDIAQIMVRLNLKESDRFKNNSQIVDYLQEIFDSELTGGTATVKQLELGEPIGAPIRIRLTGKNIERLGQVSKEIRDILQDLEGTVNVKDDYSDKIYEFEIAVDYDRAYLYGITKYDIQKEVSAALRGRKASVFRKRGNEYDIIVKSNIKAKEDLENLAIKSSFSDKKVLLKEIADIKLKSEIPTINKYDLDFAVMVTSDVKPGFNSIDIQKELITRLKDINLEGVEVAFDGEREKIKENFGSVGNSAIFAILIIYAILMLQFKSFRQPLVILLTIPLSAVGSILGLYLFKQPLSFTALLGMVSLMGIVVNNAIVLIDYINSARKRGESIENACLKAANRRFRPIILSTATTIIGLTPLVFSGSNLFRPMAISLMFGLLVSTLLTLVIIPVVYSIVEIEV, encoded by the coding sequence AGGGGCTTCATCTGAAGACGTAGAAAAACTAGTAACTAGAAGGATAGAAGAAAAGGTAGTTGAAATTGATGGATATAGTTACTGTAATTCTTATTCTAATGATGATATATCTATTGTGATAGTTAGATTAGATTATGGAACGGATATTAATAAAGCATGGAATCAATTAAGACAGAAAATGGATGATTTGCAAGCTGAACTTCCTGATGGATGTCTTGATATACAGGTAAATACGAATTTGGTTGATACCACAGGGATCATTTTGAGTATTACAGGAGAAAATTATACATATGATGAATTGGTTAATTATGCAGAGGTATTAAAGAAGGAACTTAGAAAGGTTAATGGAGTATCTAGATTTGAAATTGTTGGTGAGCAGGAAAAAGAAGTAGGTATTGAAGTGGAAGCAGAGAAATTGAACTTTTATAAAATTTCTTTAGACGATATAGTTAATATAGTAAAATTACAGAATACTGAATTACCATCTGGAAAGATTGAGTACGAAAATTCAAAAATAAATGTAAAGATTTCGAATATATTTTCTTCACTTGATGATATTAAAAATTTAATAATAGGCGTTTCTGACAAAAATGGTTCTATTGTTAGATTAGGGGATATTGCTGATGTATATATTAAAGCTAAAGATTCTAATGTAAGGATTAAACACAATGGAAAAAATACAATTTTATTAACTGGATACTTTAAAGAAAATGAGAATATAGTACTTGTTGGTAAAAAGGTTGAGAAGCAAATAACAGAAATAATTAAAGACTTTCCTGAAGACATATCGGTTAATCAAGTGCTATTTCAACCAGAAGAAGTAAGCAAATCGATTAATAATTTTATATTAAATTTAATTGAAGGAATGTTGTTTGTCATTATAGTAGTGTTTATGGGAATGGGGTTAAGAAATGCGATAGTAGTTTCAACAGCTATTCCAGTTTCAATTATATCTACTTTTATTGCTATGCATGTTCTTGGTATAAAGATACATCAAATATCTATTACTGGTCTTATAATAGCATTAGGTATGCTTGTTGATAATGCGATAGTAATTAGTGATTCTATACAAAATAAAATTGATAATGGTGACGAAAAATTCAAGGCTTGTATTGAAGGAGTAAAAGAAGTTGCTATTCCGATTTTAACATCTACATTAACTACAATTGGTGCATTTTTACCTCTTTTGCTGCTAGACTCTATAGCAGGAGAATATATATCTAGTTTACCTGAAATTGTAATGCTATCACTTTTTTCATCTTATTTAGTAGCATTAGTTGTAACTCCAACTATGGCATATACATTTTTCAAAAAAGATAGAGTAAAAGATAGAATGATTAGATATAAAGAGTTCTTTAATAGTATTTTGTATAGAGGAATGAAAAAGAAAAAAGTTACTATATTATTTACTATTTTTGTATTAGTAATGACTGTATTTATTTTTAAACAAATAAACCTTCAGTTTTTTCCTAAATCAGATAAAAATATAATATATATAGATATTAAAACAGAACGAAACTTAAGTATTTCTAATACAGAAGTATTTACAGCAAAGGTTATAGACATTTTAGAAAAACAGCCGGAAATTGTTAGTCATACTGAAGTTATAGGAGGAGGATTACCAAAGTTTTACGATTCGATTCCTATTACTGTCAGTTCACCAGATATTGCACAAATAATGGTTAGGCTTAATCTTAAAGAATCTGATAGGTTTAAGAATAATTCACAAATAGTTGATTACCTGCAAGAAATATTTGATTCTGAATTAACAGGGGGTACTGCTACAGTAAAACAATTGGAATTGGGCGAACCTATTGGTGCTCCTATAAGAATTAGATTGACAGGAAAAAATATAGAGAGATTGGGACAAGTAAGTAAAGAAATTAGAGATATTTTGCAGGATTTAGAAGGAACGGTGAATGTAAAAGATGATTATAGTGATAAAATATATGAATTTGAAATAGCAGTTGATTATGATAGAGCCTATCTTTATGGAATAACTAAATATGATATACAGAAAGAAGTAAGTGCGGCTCTACGAGGAAGAAAGGCATCAGTATTTAGAAAGAGAGGAAATGAGTATGATATAATTGTAAAGAGCAATATAAAAGCTAAGGAAGATTTAGAAAATTTGGCTATCAAATCTTCGTTTTCAGATAAAAAAGTATTGTTGAAAGAAATAGCCGATATAAAATTAAAGTCTGAAATACCGACTATTAATAAGTATGATTTAGACTTTGCTGTTATGGTTACAAGTGATGTGAAACCAGGATTTAATTCTATAGATATTCAAAAGGAGTTAATAACTAGGTTAAAAGATATAAATTTGGAAGGTGTAGAAGTTGCATTTGATGGGGAAAGGGAAAAAATTAAAGAGAATTTCGGAAGTGTTGGTAATTCTGCTATATTCGCTATATTGATTATATATGCGATACTAATGCTTCAATTCAAATCTTTTCGTCAGCCTTTGGTTATTCTTTTAACTATACCATTATCTGCTGTAGGTTCAATACTAGGTTTGTATTTGTTTAAACAACCACTTTCTTTTACAGCTTTATTAGGTATGGTTAGTTTGATGGGTATTGTTGTAAATAATGCAATAGTATTAATAGATTATATCAATAGTGCTAGAAAAAGAGGAGAATCAATAGAAAATGCATGTTTAAAAGCTGCTAATAGAAGATTTAGACCTATCATATTAAGTACGGCTACAACAATAATAGGACTTACTCCTCTAGTGTTTTCGGGAAGTAATTTATTCAGGCCAATGGCTATTTCGTTAATGTTTGGACTGTTAGTGTCAACGTTGTTAACACTAGTTATTATTCCGGTAGTATATAGTATTGTTGAAATCGAGGTTTAA
- a CDS encoding glycosyl hydrolase family 18 protein, producing the protein MKSIKGISIPFIIFCILILSITVYAETTMQTIQVLFNYVNLQVNGENVQVDNILYNGTTYAPVRAVAEMLGKEVSWDPANRTVSINDKMENIEPKTDKSNMEKELELHIFYAINSYEQFKMFLRNKSIQNINSMSFGWSRMEYDEENDKVILNMTTLNGNDFYVPYGFNEPLNYTKQYNISTQLSVYADKNIGSILEHKDSVIQQIIDSIASKEIYGESITFDGIVIDFEGLEEKDSQSFIMFLKDLKEELVKNNKKLYVTVPPRTWNSAYDYREIGHIADKIILMAHDYDDKNLESTYLIDEIVYTPLTPISQVRQALLDITDEENGVVQKDKILLQINFGSAQWKVKEGKLYDGGMSEDNEEVNIIYSDKPTYEMIYDRVKKELSKGRTIDEIINFDDNSKNPYIRYYNDLEGTDNIIWYEDSRSVIEKINLAKEFEIGGISLWRLGNIPDYYNPRNQEFYLDIWQQIQKNITE; encoded by the coding sequence GTGAAAAGCATAAAAGGTATCAGTATTCCATTTATTATTTTTTGCATATTAATTCTGAGTATTACTGTGTATGCAGAAACTACTATGCAGACAATTCAAGTATTATTTAATTATGTTAATCTACAAGTTAATGGTGAAAATGTTCAAGTTGATAATATATTATACAATGGTACTACATACGCACCAGTTCGTGCAGTTGCTGAAATGTTGGGAAAAGAAGTAAGCTGGGATCCAGCTAATAGAACTGTAAGTATTAATGATAAAATGGAGAATATTGAGCCTAAAACTGACAAATCTAATATGGAAAAAGAATTGGAATTACATATTTTTTATGCAATAAATTCTTATGAACAATTTAAAATGTTTTTGAGAAATAAATCGATTCAAAATATAAATTCAATGTCGTTTGGATGGAGTAGAATGGAATATGATGAAGAAAATGATAAAGTTATTCTCAATATGACTACATTAAATGGAAATGATTTTTATGTACCATATGGATTTAATGAGCCATTAAATTATACAAAACAGTATAATATATCAACACAATTAAGTGTGTATGCAGATAAAAATATAGGTTCTATATTAGAGCATAAAGATTCTGTTATACAGCAAATTATTGATAGTATAGCTAGTAAGGAAATATATGGAGAAAGTATTACGTTTGATGGTATTGTAATAGATTTTGAAGGGCTAGAAGAAAAGGATAGTCAAAGTTTTATAATGTTTTTAAAAGATTTAAAAGAAGAGCTAGTTAAGAATAATAAAAAATTGTATGTTACAGTACCACCAAGAACATGGAATAGTGCATATGATTATAGAGAAATTGGACATATTGCTGACAAAATTATTTTAATGGCTCATGATTATGATGACAAGAATTTAGAATCAACATATTTAATTGATGAAATTGTATATACACCACTAACACCAATATCACAAGTAAGACAAGCCTTATTAGATATTACAGATGAAGAAAATGGTGTAGTCCAAAAAGATAAAATTTTGCTTCAAATTAATTTTGGAAGTGCTCAATGGAAAGTAAAAGAAGGGAAACTTTATGATGGCGGTATGAGTGAAGATAATGAAGAAGTTAATATAATTTATTCTGATAAACCTACTTATGAAATGATATATGATAGGGTGAAAAAAGAATTAAGTAAAGGGCGTACAATAGACGAAATAATTAATTTTGATGATAATTCAAAAAATCCATATATAAGGTACTATAATGATTTGGAAGGAACAGATAATATAATTTGGTATGAGGATAGTAGAAGTGTTATAGAAAAAATAAACTTGGCTAAAGAATTTGAAATAGGTGGAATATCGTTATGGAGGCTAGGTAATATACCTGATTATTACAATCCAAGAAATCAAGAATTTTATTTAGACATTTGGCAGCAGATACAGAAAAATATTACTGAATAA
- the mntA gene encoding type VII toxin-antitoxin system MntA family adenylyltransferase antitoxin translates to MKNTLLTAEIEKIKDILINRVSPYLIIIFGSAAKKRLRKDSDVDIAFLSDKYFDDYEIFMISQELADVLNRDVDLIDLNKATTVLKAQIIGNGKIIYSKDDRKVSEYRIRVLKEYCLLNEERQVILQKIKERGYVYE, encoded by the coding sequence TTGAAAAACACACTTTTAACAGCAGAAATTGAAAAAATTAAAGATATACTAATCAATAGAGTTTCTCCGTATTTGATTATAATTTTTGGTTCTGCAGCCAAAAAACGTTTAAGAAAAGATAGTGATGTAGATATAGCATTTTTAAGTGATAAATATTTTGACGACTATGAGATTTTTATGATTAGTCAAGAATTAGCTGATGTTTTAAATAGAGATGTAGATTTAATAGATTTAAATAAGGCAACAACAGTGTTAAAAGCACAAATCATTGGTAATGGTAAAATTATTTATTCTAAAGATGACAGGAAAGTAAGTGAATATAGAATAAGAGTATTGAAAGAATATTGTCTTTTGAACGAAGAAAGACAAGTGATACTGCAAAAGATAAAAGAAAGAGGGTATGTATATGAGTAA